A genomic region of uncultured Paludibaculum sp. contains the following coding sequences:
- a CDS encoding class IV adenylate cyclase — protein MHQPSHGPDLPREIEVKLAVSSAEAALQTLDRAGFAPLHERAFESNVLLDNAGGDLLHSRRLLRLREFRNETILTFKGPPEPGRHKTRPEVETCVADRAAMLGILNGLGYASTFRYEKYRTTFQREGEPGLAVLDETPIGVFLELEGPSEWIDETAVKMGFSPEQYILKSYGSLFREYCDANGWHSQDMVFPESA, from the coding sequence ATGCACCAACCATCACACGGCCCGGACCTGCCCCGCGAGATCGAGGTTAAGCTGGCGGTCTCGTCCGCCGAGGCCGCACTGCAGACGCTTGACCGGGCCGGCTTTGCGCCGCTGCATGAGCGCGCGTTCGAGAGCAACGTGCTGCTGGATAACGCGGGTGGTGACTTGCTGCACTCGCGGCGCCTGCTGCGGCTGCGCGAGTTTCGGAATGAGACGATTCTGACGTTCAAGGGGCCGCCTGAGCCCGGCCGGCACAAGACCCGGCCCGAGGTGGAGACTTGCGTGGCGGACCGTGCGGCCATGCTGGGGATCCTCAATGGGCTCGGGTATGCCTCCACTTTTCGATATGAGAAGTATCGGACGACCTTCCAGCGAGAGGGCGAGCCTGGTCTGGCCGTGCTCGACGAGACCCCCATCGGCGTCTTTCTGGAGTTGGAGGGGCCTTCGGAGTGGATTGACGAGACGGCGGTGAAGATGGGGTTCTCGCCGGAGCAGTACATTTTGAAGAGCTACGGCAGCCTCTTCCGGGAGTACTGCGACGCGAATGGGTGGCACAGCCAGGATATGGTGTTTCCGGAGTCGGCTTAG
- a CDS encoding stomatin-like protein, whose product MEIGGLLVVLVLILLVITILAKTAIVVPQQSAFVVERLGKYAGTLQAGFHILTPFVDVIRYRHSLKEQAIDIPEQVCITRDNVQVAVDGILYLKVLNPERASYGISDFGFAIRQLAQTTLRSEIGKIDLDRTFEERSNINALVVSELDKATEPWGVKVLRYEIKSINPPQDILSAMEKQMRAEREKRATILNSEADRDANINTAEGEKQKVIKASEARKQQQINEAEGQASAILSIASATAEGLRRVAQAINEPGGFEAVQLRVAEQYVTEFGRIAKASSTIVVPSNLGDVASMLSVAMNVIHKQGHTEGNAPTITRPGPAPRDRG is encoded by the coding sequence ATGGAAATAGGCGGTTTACTGGTCGTCCTGGTTCTGATCCTTTTAGTCATCACGATTCTCGCCAAAACGGCGATTGTCGTTCCTCAGCAGTCGGCATTCGTTGTGGAGAGGCTGGGCAAGTATGCGGGTACGCTGCAGGCTGGCTTTCATATCCTGACGCCCTTTGTGGATGTCATTCGCTACCGGCACTCGTTGAAAGAGCAGGCGATTGATATTCCCGAGCAGGTGTGTATCACTCGGGACAACGTGCAGGTGGCGGTGGATGGAATCCTTTATCTGAAGGTTCTAAACCCGGAGCGGGCGTCGTATGGCATCTCCGACTTCGGCTTCGCGATCCGGCAACTGGCGCAAACAACGCTACGTTCGGAGATCGGAAAGATCGATCTGGACCGGACGTTCGAGGAGCGCTCGAACATCAACGCACTGGTCGTCAGCGAGTTGGACAAAGCGACCGAGCCGTGGGGCGTGAAGGTGCTGCGGTACGAGATCAAGAGCATCAACCCGCCGCAGGATATCCTCTCGGCGATGGAGAAGCAGATGCGGGCCGAGCGCGAGAAGCGCGCGACGATTCTGAACTCCGAAGCCGATCGCGACGCCAACATCAATACGGCCGAAGGCGAGAAGCAGAAGGTGATCAAGGCCTCGGAGGCACGCAAGCAGCAACAGATCAACGAGGCCGAGGGCCAGGCGTCGGCGATTCTCTCCATCGCCAGCGCCACGGCGGAAGGGTTGCGGCGAGTGGCTCAAGCCATCAACGAGCCAGGTGGATTCGAAGCGGTGCAATTGCGGGTAGCCGAGCAGTACGTTACGGAGTTTGGGCGGATCGCCAAGGCTAGTTCCACCATCGTGGTGCCCTCCAATCTGGGCGACGTGGCCTCGATGCTCAGCGTGGCGATGAATGTGATTCACAAGCAAGGGCATACTGAAGGGAATGCACCAACCATCACACGGCCCGGACCTGCCCCGCGAGATCGAGGTTAA
- a CDS encoding NfeD family protein, whose translation MAWWLWLVTGLVLLAGEILTPGGFYLIFFGAGALLVGLVKMLGYDFGLAAEGLLFVAASVAGLLFFRKPLLARFRKLTPVSDVDNLTTEIASAMEEIPVHGMGKVELRGTSWNARNVSDAPIPKSTRCRVERVDGLTLEVRSL comes from the coding sequence ATGGCTTGGTGGCTTTGGCTGGTGACCGGCCTCGTCCTGCTGGCCGGCGAAATTCTTACGCCTGGCGGATTCTATCTGATTTTCTTTGGAGCCGGAGCCCTGCTGGTGGGCCTGGTGAAAATGCTCGGCTACGATTTCGGCCTGGCGGCGGAGGGACTGCTGTTCGTTGCGGCTTCGGTCGCCGGATTGTTGTTCTTCCGCAAGCCGCTGCTGGCCCGATTCCGCAAGCTGACGCCGGTATCCGATGTCGACAACCTGACCACTGAGATTGCCTCCGCGATGGAGGAGATCCCTGTGCATGGCATGGGCAAGGTTGAGTTGCGCGGGACGTCGTGGAACGCCCGAAATGTCAGCGACGCGCCGATTCCGAAGTCCACTCGCTGCCGTGTGGAACGAGTGGACGGTTTGACGCTGGAAGTGCGCAGTCTTTAG
- a CDS encoding Gfo/Idh/MocA family oxidoreductase: MSNENTNRRQFVAGAAALTLASNAMAKSAAANKMAPARVIGANDKINVAVIGVGGRGAYVADKFDKYAQTVKPGACQIVGVCDTYQKRVTAAKDRFKCKGTLDYRELISDPGVDAVIVATPDHWHAPIALAAMDNGKDVYLEKPMCHTVDEVKQLMATVKETGRVLQVGSQTTSADQWWKARKAIEEGRIGKMIMSQGSYHRNSTEGEWNWKIDPAAGPEGKGEDFIDWKMWLGKAPKRSFDADRFFRFRKYWDYSGGIATDLFFHVMAPMNICWSEAQFPVKVSGSGGIYQFKDEREVPDTFHFMAEYAKGFSVVLTSSMANSQHIPGLIRGHEGTIIMVEHGMFESSTPFITVKPEKRVMSADYKSKFGEEVVKIDVEQKDIMFEHIGNFLDCVHSRQKPTLNVETAGHAQVVITMAVQSYRQGKVLYFDEKNFKIVDKPVKA, translated from the coding sequence ATGTCTAACGAAAATACAAACCGCCGGCAGTTCGTGGCCGGAGCGGCAGCTCTGACGCTGGCCTCCAATGCAATGGCCAAGTCGGCCGCCGCGAACAAAATGGCACCCGCCCGTGTGATCGGCGCGAACGACAAAATTAACGTGGCCGTCATCGGCGTCGGTGGACGTGGTGCGTACGTTGCCGACAAGTTCGACAAATACGCCCAGACCGTCAAGCCTGGCGCCTGCCAGATCGTCGGCGTCTGCGACACCTACCAGAAGCGCGTCACCGCCGCTAAGGACCGCTTCAAGTGCAAGGGCACGCTCGACTACCGCGAACTGATCTCCGATCCCGGCGTCGACGCAGTGATCGTCGCCACCCCGGACCACTGGCACGCCCCCATCGCCCTCGCGGCCATGGACAACGGCAAGGACGTCTACCTCGAAAAGCCCATGTGCCACACCGTGGACGAGGTCAAGCAGTTGATGGCCACGGTCAAGGAAACTGGCCGCGTCCTGCAGGTTGGCTCGCAGACCACTTCGGCCGACCAGTGGTGGAAGGCGCGCAAGGCCATCGAAGAAGGCCGCATCGGCAAGATGATCATGAGCCAGGGTAGCTACCATCGCAACTCCACCGAGGGCGAATGGAACTGGAAGATTGATCCTGCCGCCGGCCCCGAAGGCAAAGGTGAGGACTTCATCGACTGGAAGATGTGGCTCGGAAAGGCGCCCAAGCGCTCGTTCGATGCCGATCGCTTCTTCCGCTTCCGCAAGTACTGGGATTACTCCGGCGGCATCGCCACCGACCTGTTCTTCCACGTCATGGCGCCCATGAACATCTGCTGGAGCGAGGCCCAGTTCCCCGTGAAGGTCTCCGGCAGCGGCGGCATCTACCAGTTCAAGGATGAGCGCGAAGTGCCCGATACGTTCCACTTCATGGCCGAATACGCCAAGGGCTTCTCCGTCGTGCTCACCAGCTCGATGGCCAACTCCCAGCACATCCCCGGCCTCATCCGCGGCCACGAAGGAACCATCATCATGGTGGAGCACGGCATGTTCGAAAGCTCGACGCCTTTCATCACCGTCAAGCCCGAAAAGCGCGTGATGAGCGCCGACTACAAGTCCAAGTTCGGCGAAGAAGTCGTCAAGATCGACGTCGAGCAGAAGGACATCATGTTCGAACACATCGGCAACTTCCTGGATTGCGTTCACAGCCGCCAGAAGCCGACCCTCAACGTCGAGACCGCCGGCCACGCTCAGGTCGTCATCACGATGGCCGTACAGAGCTATCGCCAGGGCAAGGTCCTCTACTTCGACGAGAAGAACTTCAAGATCGTCGACAAGCCCGTCAAGGCGTAA
- a CDS encoding PadR family transcriptional regulator: MGKKPAPPPDLVPGTLEMLILKTLTHGPMHGYGIAQRLEQLSEGVLQVGEGSLYPALQRLLLNEWAEAEWAVTENNRRARYYRITAAGRRRLAQERAGYDRMSVAIARIMEAV, from the coding sequence ATGGGAAAGAAGCCCGCACCCCCGCCAGACCTCGTGCCCGGCACGCTGGAAATGCTCATCCTGAAGACCCTCACCCACGGGCCCATGCACGGCTACGGCATCGCCCAAAGGCTGGAGCAGCTCTCCGAAGGCGTCCTCCAGGTCGGCGAAGGCTCCCTCTACCCCGCCCTTCAGCGCCTGCTGCTGAACGAATGGGCCGAAGCCGAATGGGCCGTCACGGAGAACAACCGCCGCGCCCGCTACTATCGCATCACCGCCGCCGGCCGCCGCCGGCTCGCGCAGGAGCGTGCCGGCTACGACCGCATGAGCGTCGCCATCGCCCGCATCATGGAGGCCGTCTAA
- a CDS encoding ABC transporter permease produces MCRLWKRLQWLRHRKQFDADLAEELEFHRQLKQDELQASGLTENESRYAAQRRMGNLALAAEDARGIWLWHSLETLWQDFTYGLRGLARHRGFTLTAVLTLALGIGVNTSLFTGFNAMVFRSWDVRDPGRVAGVFTVHKTPSGEIRYRGMSYPEFTILRDQTKQMAGLVALSNGGPQMRTDPGASSRLSINYVSGDYFQVLGIDAAWGRTFTREEDQLADPSAVLVLSHAVWVSQFGSDRSIVGRTISLNYKPFVVLGVLPENFKGTDMVGPDLWTPLAAIKILQPRSTELSSVDQCCMAVFGRLAPNVDRAQAHDELTAIQRQAAERFNRPANEIFLTRASIVVTPERQKKIMPGLLLLFLAVSLVLLIACANVANLLLARGAARRHEIGVRLSLGASRLRIIRQLLTESLSLGLLGGAIGIGISFVLPGFVLNRLADEPLTLDLQPDYRVLLYTLLISILASVACGLIPAFHTTRTDLHATMKGAGGKTGRPSWLRTSLLGAQVAFSLVLLASTGLLVRGLQRAARIDPGFDTRGVVLMALDLGLLDYDAARAQDFLRRLTARVSALPGVTSVSTAVIAPLGNARMRTSVAVNGQEALAKNGLNNVTFNEVSPGFLETLRIPLMQGRSFQAQDQGRKVAIINQAMAQRFWPGLNPVGRTFTSDLAYEVIGVSRNAQETQLGRVTEPYYYSLSDGSSSSQLVIRFQDTQNAPLSELTALPTQFDQAVRPRLRLMEDSIQSQLHGARMATSIGGSLGFLALLLACVGIYGVTSFVVQQRFREIGIRMALGAQRRDVLLLLLRQSLRVVVAGSLIGMAASVAAASALREFLYGLSPLDPAAHLAMTAILLCAALLATFLPARRATTIQPVVVLRQE; encoded by the coding sequence ATGTGCCGCCTCTGGAAACGCCTTCAATGGCTCCGCCACCGCAAGCAGTTCGATGCCGACCTCGCCGAGGAACTCGAGTTCCACCGCCAGCTCAAGCAGGATGAACTCCAGGCCTCCGGCCTCACGGAAAACGAAAGCCGCTACGCCGCTCAACGGCGCATGGGCAACCTGGCGCTCGCCGCCGAGGACGCCCGCGGCATCTGGCTCTGGCACAGCCTGGAAACCCTCTGGCAGGATTTCACCTACGGCCTGCGCGGACTCGCCCGCCACCGCGGCTTTACCCTCACCGCCGTCCTCACCCTCGCCCTCGGCATTGGCGTCAACACCAGCCTCTTCACCGGCTTCAACGCGATGGTCTTTCGATCCTGGGACGTCCGCGATCCAGGCCGCGTGGCAGGAGTCTTTACGGTGCACAAGACACCTTCGGGCGAAATCCGGTATCGCGGCATGTCCTACCCGGAATTCACGATCCTGCGTGACCAGACGAAGCAAATGGCGGGGCTGGTAGCGCTAAGCAACGGCGGCCCGCAGATGCGGACCGACCCCGGAGCCTCTTCGCGCCTCAGCATCAACTACGTCTCAGGCGACTACTTCCAGGTGCTCGGCATCGATGCTGCCTGGGGCCGTACCTTCACGCGGGAAGAAGACCAACTCGCCGATCCCAGTGCCGTCCTGGTGCTCAGCCATGCGGTCTGGGTGAGCCAGTTTGGTTCGGATCGCTCAATCGTCGGCCGGACAATCTCGCTCAACTACAAACCGTTCGTCGTGCTGGGAGTCCTCCCGGAAAACTTCAAAGGCACCGACATGGTCGGCCCAGACCTCTGGACGCCTTTGGCAGCCATCAAGATCCTGCAGCCCCGCAGCACCGAACTCAGTAGCGTCGACCAATGCTGCATGGCTGTCTTCGGCCGCCTTGCCCCGAATGTGGACCGCGCCCAGGCGCACGACGAACTCACTGCCATCCAGCGTCAGGCCGCTGAACGATTCAACCGCCCGGCCAACGAGATCTTCCTCACCAGGGCAAGCATCGTCGTTACGCCCGAGCGCCAGAAGAAGATCATGCCCGGCCTGCTGCTGCTCTTCCTGGCCGTCAGCCTGGTGCTGCTCATCGCCTGCGCGAATGTCGCCAATCTCCTGCTCGCTCGCGGCGCAGCCCGCCGGCACGAAATCGGCGTCCGCCTCTCCCTCGGAGCCAGCCGCCTCCGCATCATCCGCCAACTGCTCACGGAGAGCCTCTCCCTCGGCCTGCTCGGGGGCGCCATCGGCATCGGCATCAGCTTCGTCCTGCCCGGCTTCGTACTCAACCGTCTCGCCGACGAACCCCTCACCCTCGACCTTCAACCCGACTACCGCGTCCTGCTCTACACTCTCCTCATCTCGATTCTCGCCAGCGTTGCCTGCGGCCTCATCCCGGCCTTCCACACCACCCGCACCGACCTCCACGCCACTATGAAAGGCGCCGGCGGCAAGACAGGCCGGCCCTCATGGTTGAGAACCTCCCTGCTCGGCGCACAGGTCGCCTTTAGCCTCGTCCTGTTGGCCTCCACCGGACTCCTGGTCCGCGGCCTGCAACGCGCCGCCCGCATCGATCCCGGATTTGATACCCGCGGCGTGGTCCTAATGGCACTCGACCTGGGCCTGCTTGACTACGACGCCGCACGCGCCCAGGACTTCCTCCGCCGCCTCACAGCCCGTGTCTCCGCGCTGCCCGGAGTCACCTCTGTTTCCACCGCCGTCATCGCACCTTTGGGCAACGCCAGAATGCGCACCAGCGTCGCCGTCAATGGACAGGAGGCGTTGGCCAAAAACGGACTCAACAACGTCACCTTCAACGAAGTGTCCCCCGGTTTTCTCGAGACACTGCGCATCCCCCTCATGCAGGGACGCTCCTTTCAGGCTCAGGATCAGGGCCGCAAAGTCGCCATCATCAATCAGGCCATGGCTCAGCGCTTCTGGCCCGGCCTCAATCCGGTGGGCCGGACTTTCACTTCGGACCTCGCCTATGAAGTCATCGGAGTTAGTCGAAATGCCCAGGAAACACAACTGGGCAGGGTGACCGAGCCTTACTACTACTCCCTCTCCGACGGCTCGTCCAGCAGCCAGCTCGTCATTCGTTTCCAGGACACCCAGAACGCGCCCCTATCCGAGCTGACCGCCCTGCCCACCCAGTTCGATCAGGCCGTCCGTCCCCGCTTGCGACTCATGGAGGACTCCATCCAATCGCAGCTTCACGGCGCACGCATGGCCACTTCCATTGGCGGCAGCCTGGGCTTCCTCGCCCTCCTTCTCGCCTGCGTCGGGATCTACGGCGTCACGTCCTTCGTCGTCCAGCAACGTTTCCGCGAAATCGGCATCCGCATGGCACTCGGAGCACAGCGTCGGGACGTCCTACTTCTTCTGCTCCGCCAGAGTCTCCGCGTTGTCGTGGCGGGTTCCCTCATCGGCATGGCCGCCTCCGTAGCCGCCGCTTCCGCTTTGAGGGAGTTCCTCTATGGGCTTAGTCCGCTCGACCCGGCAGCCCACCTCGCGATGACCGCCATCCTGCTGTGCGCAGCCCTGCTGGCCACATTCCTCCCTGCCCGCCGCGCCACCACCATTCAACCCGTCGTTGTGCTCCGTCAGGAGTAA
- a CDS encoding Gfo/Idh/MocA family oxidoreductase: MNRRTFLATPAVAAAATTEAVAANDKIGVAVIGCGGMGRSDLADFQKQPEVEIRALCDVYRPNAETAAKMLTGKADIYNDYRRILERKDVDAVVVATPDHWHPLIAIQACEAGKDVYVEKPISHNVREGRLMVEAARRHKRVMQVGIQQRSGAHFQRAVAAVKEGRIGKVHFAQCWNHGFSASNKGMGHPADAPVPEGLDWDLWLGPAPKIPYNPARRNFRAFWDYAGGELTNWCVHLIDIVHWALDVDTPLTVMSSGGKWFYDDCRDCADTQEVVWEYPGNLLVRYSTLVHNSFGPNGHPGNKSFGSYGIMLQGTKGTLFIDRAGYEIIPQMEMHSEKVTQGSREAYDDLNGLGQFFTGLTTAERATTSFQHQPHVRNFVDCLKTREKPVGDIEIGHHSTATCLIGNIALRTGEKLQWDGAKEQFKNSAKANEMLRREYRKPWTLAGL; this comes from the coding sequence ATGAACAGAAGAACCTTCCTGGCGACTCCGGCCGTGGCGGCCGCGGCGACAACCGAGGCGGTGGCGGCCAACGACAAGATCGGCGTGGCGGTGATCGGCTGCGGCGGCATGGGCCGCAGCGATCTGGCCGATTTCCAGAAGCAGCCAGAGGTGGAGATCCGGGCGCTTTGCGATGTGTACCGGCCGAATGCCGAGACCGCCGCGAAGATGCTAACCGGGAAGGCGGACATCTACAACGACTACCGGCGCATTCTGGAGCGCAAGGATGTGGATGCCGTGGTGGTGGCCACTCCGGACCACTGGCATCCACTCATCGCGATCCAGGCCTGTGAGGCCGGGAAGGATGTCTATGTGGAGAAGCCCATTTCGCACAACGTGCGGGAAGGGCGGCTGATGGTGGAGGCGGCGCGGCGGCACAAGCGGGTGATGCAGGTGGGCATCCAGCAAAGGTCGGGCGCGCACTTCCAGAGGGCCGTGGCGGCTGTGAAAGAAGGGCGGATCGGCAAGGTCCATTTCGCGCAGTGCTGGAATCACGGGTTCTCGGCTTCGAACAAGGGCATGGGGCATCCGGCGGATGCTCCTGTGCCGGAGGGGCTGGACTGGGATCTGTGGCTGGGTCCGGCGCCGAAAATTCCGTACAATCCGGCGCGGCGGAATTTCCGGGCGTTCTGGGACTACGCGGGCGGGGAACTGACGAACTGGTGCGTCCACCTGATCGATATCGTGCATTGGGCTTTGGACGTGGATACGCCGCTGACCGTGATGAGCTCGGGCGGCAAGTGGTTTTACGACGACTGCCGCGACTGCGCGGACACGCAGGAGGTGGTCTGGGAGTACCCGGGCAACCTGCTGGTGCGGTACTCCACGCTGGTCCACAACAGCTTCGGACCGAACGGGCATCCCGGCAACAAGAGCTTCGGCAGCTACGGCATCATGCTGCAGGGGACGAAGGGGACGCTGTTCATCGACCGGGCCGGGTACGAGATCATCCCACAGATGGAGATGCACTCGGAGAAGGTGACGCAGGGGTCGCGGGAGGCATACGACGACCTGAACGGGCTGGGTCAGTTCTTCACGGGTCTGACGACGGCGGAGCGGGCGACCACGTCGTTCCAGCATCAGCCGCATGTGCGGAACTTCGTCGATTGCCTGAAGACACGCGAGAAGCCGGTGGGCGACATCGAGATCGGGCACCACAGCACGGCGACGTGTCTGATCGGCAACATTGCGCTGCGTACGGGCGAGAAGCTGCAGTGGGACGGCGCGAAAGAACAGTTCAAGAACAGCGCGAAGGCTAACGAGATGCTGCGCCGCGAGTACCGCAAGCCGTGGACTCTGGCCGGGCTGTAG
- a CDS encoding M2 family metallopeptidase, protein MDRRIALVPVALLLAACGNQPTAEDAKKFVDDAEAKLFAATNEAGQAQWVQQNFITQDTEAINAKASERLTTLAVQYAKEAAKFDAVKVDDVLRRKLLLLKLSLTLPAPADPKEAAETAKLAASLDATYGKGKYCPGGDQSKCMTIDDITKIMATSRDPKQLLDAWTGWHSISPPMKKDFVRLVELANKGSKEIGFADTGALWRSQYDMPPDEFAKELDRLWEQVKPLYLQLHAYTRWKLREKYGKDAVPERGPIPAHLLGNIWAQQWNNVYPLLAPKDADVGYDLTAILKTKKTDAQQMVKYGEGFFTSLGFAPLPPTFWERSLFVRPRDRDVVCHASAWDVDNDNDLRVKMCIDITEEDFGVIHHELGHNFYQRAYNKQPFLFRNSANDGFHEAIGDTIALSLTPDYLIKLGLINKAPDASKDIGLLLQKALDKVAFLPFGLLIDQWRWKVYSGQVPPDKYNQAWWELRQKYQGVAPASARGEEFFDAGAKYHVPANVPYTRYFLAHILQFQFHKALSETSGCKDPVNRCSIYGNKDAGKRLAEGLELGISKPWPDALEKLTGTRQMDGNAVRAYFAPLEKWLIEQNKGKPVGW, encoded by the coding sequence ATGGATCGCCGAATTGCGCTTGTTCCAGTTGCCTTGCTTCTCGCCGCCTGCGGCAACCAGCCGACGGCCGAGGACGCCAAGAAGTTTGTCGATGATGCGGAAGCGAAGCTGTTCGCCGCCACGAATGAGGCCGGCCAGGCCCAGTGGGTGCAGCAGAATTTCATCACGCAGGATACAGAGGCCATCAACGCCAAGGCGAGCGAACGCCTGACCACGCTGGCGGTGCAGTACGCGAAAGAGGCTGCCAAGTTTGATGCCGTCAAAGTGGATGATGTGCTGCGGCGGAAGCTGCTGCTGTTGAAGCTGTCGCTGACGCTGCCGGCGCCGGCGGATCCGAAGGAAGCGGCCGAGACGGCGAAGCTGGCCGCGTCGCTGGACGCCACCTACGGCAAGGGCAAGTACTGCCCGGGCGGCGACCAGTCGAAGTGCATGACCATCGACGACATCACGAAGATCATGGCGACGAGCCGGGATCCGAAGCAGTTGCTGGATGCATGGACGGGCTGGCATAGCATCTCTCCGCCGATGAAGAAGGACTTCGTACGGCTGGTGGAGCTGGCGAATAAGGGCTCGAAAGAGATTGGGTTTGCCGACACCGGTGCCCTGTGGCGTTCGCAGTACGACATGCCGCCGGATGAGTTCGCGAAAGAGCTGGACCGCCTGTGGGAGCAGGTGAAGCCGCTGTATCTGCAACTGCACGCCTACACGCGCTGGAAGCTGCGCGAGAAGTACGGCAAGGACGCGGTGCCGGAAAGAGGGCCGATTCCGGCTCATCTGCTGGGCAATATCTGGGCGCAGCAATGGAACAACGTGTATCCGCTGCTGGCTCCGAAGGACGCGGATGTCGGGTACGATCTGACCGCGATTCTGAAGACCAAGAAGACCGACGCCCAGCAGATGGTGAAGTACGGCGAAGGGTTCTTCACCTCGCTCGGATTCGCGCCGCTGCCGCCAACGTTCTGGGAGCGGTCGCTGTTTGTGCGTCCACGGGACAGGGATGTGGTTTGCCATGCCAGTGCGTGGGACGTGGACAACGACAACGATCTGCGCGTGAAGATGTGCATCGACATTACGGAAGAGGATTTCGGGGTCATTCACCACGAACTGGGCCACAACTTCTACCAGCGGGCTTACAACAAGCAGCCGTTCCTGTTCCGCAATTCCGCCAACGACGGGTTCCACGAAGCGATCGGCGACACGATTGCGCTGTCGCTGACTCCGGATTACCTGATCAAGCTGGGGCTGATCAACAAGGCTCCGGATGCTTCGAAGGACATCGGGCTGCTGCTGCAGAAGGCTTTGGACAAGGTTGCATTCCTGCCGTTCGGGCTGCTGATCGATCAATGGCGCTGGAAGGTGTACTCGGGGCAGGTGCCGCCGGACAAGTACAACCAGGCGTGGTGGGAGCTGAGGCAAAAGTACCAGGGCGTGGCGCCGGCTTCGGCGCGTGGCGAAGAGTTCTTCGATGCCGGCGCGAAGTATCATGTGCCGGCGAACGTGCCCTACACGCGGTATTTCCTGGCGCACATTCTGCAGTTCCAGTTCCACAAGGCGCTGAGCGAGACGTCGGGCTGCAAGGATCCGGTGAACCGCTGCTCGATTTATGGGAACAAGGACGCGGGCAAGCGGTTGGCGGAAGGACTGGAACTGGGCATCAGTAAGCCGTGGCCGGATGCGCTGGAGAAGCTCACCGGAACGCGTCAGATGGATGGCAACGCGGTGCGGGCGTATTTCGCTCCGCTGGAGAAGTGGCTGATCGAACAGAACAAAGGAAAGCCGGTGGGCTGGTAA
- a CDS encoding MarR family transcriptional regulator, which translates to MEKLSPTSERFILHWGELGTRWGLNRTVAQIHALLYISPQPLPADEIARLLSVARSNVSNSLRELQGWGIVKVVHVLGDRRDHFESLKDVWELFYVILDERKRREIDPTLALLKECAMAAGESTPEDREARKRIREMLNFFEETSSLYDEFRRLPGGALRQLLRFKGQLRRLFSTAS; encoded by the coding sequence ATGGAAAAGCTAAGCCCAACCTCGGAACGCTTCATCCTCCACTGGGGCGAACTCGGCACCCGCTGGGGCCTCAACCGCACTGTCGCCCAGATCCACGCCCTGCTTTACATCTCGCCGCAGCCCCTGCCGGCCGACGAGATCGCCCGCCTGCTCTCCGTCGCCCGGTCCAACGTCAGCAACAGCCTGCGCGAGCTCCAGGGCTGGGGCATCGTCAAGGTCGTCCATGTCCTGGGCGACCGCCGCGACCACTTCGAATCCCTCAAGGACGTCTGGGAGCTCTTCTACGTCATCCTCGACGAGCGCAAGCGCCGCGAGATCGACCCGACCCTGGCCCTCCTCAAGGAATGCGCCATGGCCGCCGGCGAGAGCACGCCCGAAGACCGCGAAGCCCGCAAGCGCATCCGCGAAATGCTCAACTTCTTCGAGGAGACCAGCTCCCTCTACGACGAGTTCCGCCGCCTGCCCGGCGGAGCCCTGCGCCAGCTCCTGCGCTTCAAAGGCCAGCTCCGGCGCCTCTTCTCCACCGCATCCTGA